In the Bacteroidota bacterium genome, ATTTAATAAAACCCACCCTGATTATTTTGGAATGCAAGTACTCAATACCGTATTAGGTGGTTACTTTGGCTCTCGCTTAATGAACAATATTCGCGAAGACAAAGGTTATACCTATGGCATTGGCAGTGGAATTGCAAGCTTGCAAGAGGGCGGTTATTTTTTTATTGCAACCGAAGTAGGTGTGGATGTATGCAAGGAAGCGGTAAAAGAAATTTTTGTTGAAATTAAAAAACTCAGAGAAGAATTAATTCCGGAAGAAGAATTAGACTTGGTAAAGAACTACTTGCTAGGCACCTTTGTTCGCAGTATTGATGGGCCATTTGCACTTTCTGAAAAATTCATTTCCATTTTAGAATACCAACTGGATTACAGCTTTTATACCGCTTATTTAAACGCCATACGAACCATAACTCCAGCAGAATTGAGAACACTAGCTGCAAACTATTTAAAAGAAGAGGATTTGATTGAATTGGTTGTTGGAAAAAAATAAGATCCGTTTGCTTTTATAAACCAATAGAGAATCCTATTCGGATAATTGGATTATTGTAAGGAGTGTAAACTGATGTATTAAAATTCCAAAGCAGCATGGCATCAAAAAACAAACGCTCACTTACTTCTTGTCGATACCCTGCTCCACCCAGCAAACTATAAATAATAAAGGGTTTTTTATAATAGTCCCATTTTGAGCTTAAACCTTCGTATTCGCCATGTAGGAAAAAATTATCAAACACAAAATAACGGCCAATTAATCTCGCTCCATAAATATTTTGCGTATACACCGGTGGGCGAGAATCCTTATAATAAGTGTAAGTTACGCCCAGTGCAGCAGTAATTTTAGGAGTAATTTTATAACCAATCATGGGCGATACATCAATTAAAGTAATGGTACCGAACTGCAGGCCAAAATTTCCACCGGTAAATATATGTTCTTTAAAATTGTAAGGAGGTTTAACTTCACTTTTCTTCGCTTGCTCCGAATTATAGAAATCGCTTGTATCCTGTGCATTTACACAAAAGGAGACAAAAAAAAGAAAGTAAATCAGCGCACTATTTCTTAGCATACAAAAATTCTTTTCAAAATTAGGATTAACGAAGCGAAAGAAAAAACTAATTTTAGCAAAAAATAGCGCACTATGCGAAAAATAAAGCGGAGGATAAAAGTTCAAAATCAGCAATTTGATATTTGGTTAGGTCTTTCTAAAAAATCGGTCGGTAAAATAAATCTGATAAAACTGCATTACTACCCCGGTAATGCGGATGACCCGAACATGAAACCGGTTGCCATAAAATCAGGCTTTAAAAGTGAACAGGAAGCAATTGAATTTGGTAAAACCTTTATGATTGATTTATATAAAAATGCCATTAAAAGAAATGCAGGTACTGCTTAACAATTCTTACCACTTGCCAATTATCATTTTAATTACCTTCGTAGCATAATTCATAGCATGAAATCAATTTCGCTTTCCATCAATATTATTTTAGGATTGGCTGTTGCCGGCCTTTATTACCTTCATTTTTCAGAAAAGAAAAACTTAGCACCTGAGGGAACAACAAAAACCACAGCACCGCAAGTCGCTCCTAAAATGGATGTAAAAGCAGCTTCAGTGGTGTATATTAATTCGGATTCCTTAATGGATAATTACGAATTGGTGAAGGAAGTGAAAAAAGAGCTTGAAAAAGAACGTTCCCTTGCTGAAAAACAATTTGCAACCGAATACCGCGCTTTGGAAGCTGAATACAACGATTTAAAATCCAAAGCAGCCACCATGACCGAAGAGCAAGGTATGGCCAAGCAACAAGAATTGGCCATGAAGGAACAAAAATTAACGGATTACAGAGATGAATTGAATCAGAAACTGAATATGAATGAATTGAAAAAAACAGAAAAAATTCAGCAAGAAATTGAAAATTATCTGAAAGCCAATTACAGTTCAACCAATTACTCCTACATTTTAGGCCACACCAAAGGAGGTGGCATTTTATACTCAAAAAACAACCTCGACATTACCAAAGAAGTGCTTGATGGCCTCAACAACACTTACAAAGCTCAGCATAAAAAATAATTATTCCAGTTCAATCCGATAACTTATGCCCAGCTGATAAATTAAGCTGTGGTGAAGTTTTTCGATTGGTTTAGTGGAAGCATTGCGAGTACCGCCAATTCCAATTCCCCAGATGTTTGCCGCGTATTTTTGAGTATCCTCGTAAACACTGTATTTTACAAAAACCGGATAATCCACTTTAAGTGTTAAAGCAATTTTTTTAGCCGGGTAAACATCTGTAAAAAGCCCAAATCGGGTTTGGCTTTGATGCAAATACAAATTTGTTTGAGGAGCATTTGTCTGAAAGGTCATGTTGGGCGAAAAATAAGCAAGCCCCCAGCGAAAAACACCTGAAATTTTATTTTCTATTGTTAGGCCTTGGGGCATAATACCAAATACACGCCATTTGCTGCTAACTTTCCAATCGATACCCAACAAAGGCGCAAAAAATGGCCCAAATCTATCGCTGTTGTAGTAAAGCCCATACTTAATAGTAAGTTTATCCTGAAAGACTCGATTTACTAAGACCACACCTCCTATCTGATAACTTTTTTGCGAAAGCTTTACAAAATCGGTATTCATTCTAACAATTGCCATGGTCAAAATAGAACCCCTTTTGGTTTTTTTTAAAAAGCCGGCACTTAATCCGAGTGAATAAAAATTTTGGTGCAAGGGAATGCTGTCAAATACAAGCGAGGATTGCTGGTAAGCTAAGCCCATCAAAATTTTATTTTCATTTTTGAGTTGAATTGGTAATGCCAAATTACTAGCGATACTTTGGTATACCGGATGGGTAGAAATAACTTCTTGCGCAGCTTGAGCATAATTGGCTGAAAATAAAGTAAAATAGGATTGAGCAGTTGTTTTGCACCACGCAAACTGAAGTACCAAAACAGAAAGTAGCAGGCGCTGACTGCAAGTATTACTCATAGATTAGCAAACCTACTAAAAAAAATCTTTTACGCTGCTTAAACCTCCGCAAACAAGAGTGCCACACTTCAAAAAATTAATAATTTATAAACAAAAAATTAGTAAAAAATCGGGTAATAAAATCTAACTTCGATGCAAATCAATAAATTAAGTATTGCTCACACATGTAACCTTTTTCAACAAATTTAAGTTGAAAGGCTAAACTCATTACAGGAATTTGAGTTTTGAATATATTTGCAATCTCATACTAAAAAACAAAAACACACTTGACACTTATTAAATCTATTTCAGGAATCCGCGGAACTATTGGCGGGAAACCGGGTAATGGCTTAAGCCCTATCGATGTTGTAAAGTTTACTTCGGCATACGGTACATGGATTAAAGCACAAAATGCCGGTAAAAAAAATATAAAAATTGTAGTTGGACGGGATGCACGCCTTTCGGGTGAGATGGTAAACCATTTGGTTACCGGAACCTTGCTGGGATTAGGAATTCATGTGGTGGATGCAGGATTAAGCACCACACCAACCGTGGAAATGGCGGTTACCATGGAAAAAGCCGATGGCGGTATTATTTTAACGGCAAGTCACAATCCAAAACAATGGAATGCATTAAAGTTGTTGAATGAAAAAGGTGAGTTTTTATCGGCAAAAGATGGCGAAGAATTGCTCGAAATTGCAGAAAATGAATCTTTTGATTTTGCAGAAGTAACTGCGCTGGGGAAATACAAGGCGGATGATACTTTTATTCAACGACACATTGATAAAATCTTAGCACTTTCATTGGTGGATGTGGCTGCTATTAAGGCAAAGAAATTTAAAGTGGTAATCGACTGTGTTAATTCAACCGGTGGAATTGCTGTTCCAATGTTGTTAAAGGCTTTGGGTGTGGAAGATATTACGGAATTGTATTGCACTCCCGATGGAAATTTCCCGCACAATCCCGAACCTTTGCCCGAAAATTTAAGAGACATTTCGAAAGCGGTTACCAAAAACAAAGCCCATTTAGGAATTGTGGTTGACCCGGATGTAGACCGTTTGGCCTTGGTATGCGAAGATGGTGAAATGTTTGGTGAAGAGTATACGCTGGTTGCAGTTGCAGATTATATCCTCAAAAATAAAAAAGGAAATACCGTTAGTAATTTATCCAGCACACGTGCTTTGCGCGACATCACTGAGAAAGCAAAAAGCGAATACAATGCTGCGGCAGTAGGAGAAGTGAATGTGGTGGAAATGATGAAAGCAACCAAAGCCATTATTGGCGGCGAAGGTAATGGCGGAGTAATTTATCCTGAATTGCATTATGGAAGAGATGCATTAGCCGGAATTGCTCTGTTTTTATCGCACTTAGCTAAATTTGGAAAATCGTGCTCCATGCTGCGTGCGTCGTATCCGAACTACCACATCTCCAAAAATAAAATTGAATTAACACCCGGAATAGATGTAGACCGCATTTTAGAAGCAATTCAAAAGAAATACAAAAAACAACCTATCAATACCATTGATGGTGTGAAAATAGAATTCAATAAAGAATGGGTGCACCTGCGCAAATCCAACACAGAACCCATTATTCGAATTTATTCAGAAAGTGAACATGAAACTACAGCTGATAACCTGGCAGAGAAAATTATCATGGACATAAAAGAAATCATTAAACAGGAAGTAGTATTGAAGTAAACCACAGCACTACACAACAGTAAATCCCCGTTCCTTAGGACGGGGATTTTTTTTAACTTAACAAGGCCTGGTTTTTGTAAGTGGTCCGACCGCTAGTGGTCCGACCACTCCATAAAAAAACAACACAACTTAAAATTCCCGTCCAGTATGAATGGAGAATTCCTTTGTTCCAACCATGCGGTTTTTACCAAGTTTCGACCAAATGAATTAGTTAGTTTCAATTATTTAATACTTTCACAAAAAACTCAACCAATGAAAGTACTATCTACCCTCCGCATTATTTCTTTACTATTATTTTTTAACACCAATTTGTTTGCCCAATATTTTTGGGTACCGGATTCCATTTTTAGAAATTCACTGATACAACAATGTCCGGCTTGCTTTACAGCAAATGATTCCCTGATTATATACAATGCTGATAGTTTGAGTTACGTCATTAGCGCAATTAGCGTTACACAAATGGGAATAAATGATATCAGTGGGATTGAATATTTTGCCCATCTTTATCTTTTACAATGTGCAAGTAATAATTTAACCAGTATTACTGCCTTTCCAGCTGATTTGGTCAATTTACAATGTGGCGACAATAACCTCACTTCTTTACCCCCACTTCCAAACGGATTACGAGAATTATACATTTTCAGAAACTCACTCGACTCCTTACCTGCTAATTTACCTGATTCATTGAGTATATTAGAATTTTGGGACAATCAAATTCAAGTAGTTCCTCCCTTGCCTCCCTACCTTACACGACTTTCTTGCTCCAATAATCTATTTAGCGAATTACCTCCCTTACCTGCAACACTCGAGCGTTTGGAATGCGCATTTAATTACAATTTACATTGTTTGCCTCCCTTACCTCAAGCGCTTAACTATTTATATGTGGTAGCTACATCAGTCCCTTGTATTCCAAACATTCCTGCACAGCTTGATACAAATGGCTTATTTTTAGCCATGTGTAGCCCTTTTGCGAACTCTTGTTCATTTCCTTTGCTTCAGGAAGGCTATGTTTATTTGGATACAAATGCAAATCAAACTTTAGATCCGGGAGAAAAAGGAGTGCAAGCTCGTTTAAACTATGGAAACGGGTATTTTTCAGTACTTACGGATACTTCCGGTCACTTTGTTATTCCCTGCGATACAGGAAATGTAACGCTCGATTTAGTATTACCCAACTATTACATTTCAAGCGGTTCGGCTTCTCAATCCTTTTTTGTACAACCTGGGCTTAGTTTTCCTGCTTACTTTGGCATTGCCGGTGCAAGTGCAATTAATGACCTTACTGTTGATTTAACCCCTGTTACTTTTATCCGTCCGGGATTTAAAGTTAGATATAATTTACACTATGAAAACATAGGAACTCAAAGCACTACTGCAACTACCTTAAAATATGTAAAACCCACAAACCTATTTAATTTATCTACCAATCCTCCATTTAATAGTATTTCAGGAGATACACTAATATGGAATATTGGGACACTGGAAGCCTTTAAAGGTGGAACAATCAGTATAATTGATTCCGTATCAACAGCTGCAGTATTAGGAGATACAGCAACTGCTTTTGCTTTTATAAGTCCACTTGTTGGCGATACAACTCCACAAAATAATAGCAGTGTTTCCTTATGTATCATCAGAGGCTCTTTCGACCCAAATGATAAAGCCGTTTCACCCGAAACAATGATTCCCGGAGCTACCGGATTCTTGGAATACACCATCCGTTTTCAAAACACCGGAACGGATACTGCTTTTACGGTTTATGTTACCGATACGCTTTCTTCTTATTTAAATAGTTCAAGTATTGAAATTATTTCAGCTTCACATACTTATTCCTTCCTGCTCGACAATGGTATTGCCAAATGGCATTTTGCCAATATCTTGCTTCCTGATTCCAATGTGAATGAAGCAAGTTCCCATGGTTTTGTAAAATTCAAAATAAAACCGCAAGCAAATTTGGCTGCAGGAGTTCAAATACCGAATGCAGCAAATATTTATTTTGATTACAATACTGCTGTTGTAACAAATACGATAGTAGTAGATGTTACGCCACTTTCAGTTCCGCTTATCGCAGATGAAAAATTGCAGCTTTTCCCCAATCCGGTGCATCAAATGGTGCATTTAAAAGGGAGCAATAGCAAGCCTTTAGGAAAAGTTACACTTGTAAATTCAGAGGGAAAAATAATTGAGTCGAAAACAATTTCAAGCTCAACTTACGAATGGCATGTTGAACAATTGCCTGCTGGCATCTATATTTTTAAAGGAGAAAATTGGAAAGAGAAGATACTTAAAAAATAAAAACTCTTTTTTCATATGACCATTTTATTTTTGCTACGGAGTCACGGAAAACACGGAGAAAAAGCACAGGCTTATCCTGAGGTAGTCGAAGGAGTGCGTTGGTTAAGCCTTTAAGCCAATCTTCTACTATGACTACTTCACCTAGCGGCAATCGATGAGCGGATTTTCCTGTTTCTTATTTATTTTTATTTTCAACCAAAATATAAGCCCATGAAAAATAAAACTACCCTTCGTGCTTTTGCTTTTTTCTTTTTATTGAGTTCTAATTTGCTGGCGCAAAATTTTTGGGTACCGGATCCTGTTTTCAGGGCTCAGTTGAAATTGAAGTTGTCTGCAAACTGCTTCACTCCTCAAGATTCTTTGATTTCAAACTCACTTGATCTGGCACTCTTAAAGAAACTCGATGTTAGCAATCTCAATATTTCTTCTTTAGAAGGTGTTCAGTATTTAACTTCACTAAAGTCACTAAATTGTTCTAACAATAATTTATTTCACCTTCCGCAATTATCTGACTCACTAATTTATCTGAATTGCGTTGCTAATGCATTGCTTGATTTTCCTCCATTGCCTCCTTCTTTAGATTCATTGCTAGGTGCAGGAAATGATTTCCAGGCCAATCTCACTCAATTGCCTGACTCACTTCATTACTTCCATTGCAATGGATGTGAACTTACAGCACTACCTCCACTTCCTGCTTCATTAAGATATTTAAGTTGTTCTTCCAATCATTTAACTACTCTCCCAACTCTTCCCGCTACTCTTCAGTATTTAGATTGCAGTATGATGTATATTCCTGGATCGATCACTTTTCCTGTCTTACCTAGTTCTTTAAATACTTTAAAGTGTGACAATGATTCCTTGACAAGTCTTCCCCCGTTACCTAATACATTAAAACATTTATATTGTGGAGTAAATTTATTGACCAGTTTGCCATTGCTCCCTGATTCACTAAAGAATTTAGGCTGCAGTGCTAATTTAATTACCTCTTTGCCTAATTTACCAGCGTCTCTAAGGGAGTTAAGTTGTGGAACGAATCAACTCTCATCATTGCCTGCTTTACCCAATTCTTTAGTCGTCCTGGGTTGCGAAGAGAATAAACTTTCCCTACTACCATCGCTTCCCAATGGATTATGGGTGATTTATTGCGAGTTTAACCAATTGAGCAGCTTGCCCGCTTTACCTTCCGGATTGGAATATTTGTTCTGCAACAATAATTTTTTGACAAGTTTACCACCTTTACCGGCAAATTTGGGATCTATCGATTGCTCTCATAATTTATTAACGAGTTTAACCCTACCTCCAAATCTCTTCTATTTAAATTGCGATTCAAATCAAATAAGCTCAATGACTGCAGTACCTTCTTCGACACATGTGTTGATTTGCTCAAATAACTCCTTAAGTGTTTTGCCCGTTTCAACAGGAAATTTTTTACTTCATGATATTTATTGTGCAAATAATAATCTGACTAATCTCCCTGAACTTCCGGCTAACCTGCAAATATTAAATTGCTCTGACAATCCGCTTTCCTGCCTGCCTACGCTACCTCAAAACCTGGAAGAACTGACAGATTCTAATACTTTTATAAGTTGTGTGCTCAATATTCCTCCAAACACCATTTTCGAACCGGCTAATCCAGCGGTATGCGATACAACTTTTCCATCCTGCTATTATTCTTATGTAAAGGGGTATGTTTTTGATGATTTAAATGGAAATGGACTAAAGAGTGCAACAGAAAAAGGAATTCCTCTTGAAGTAATTTATGCCTCGGTAAATTCTGTAGAAGCAGATACCACAGGCTTTTTCAGAGCATATTGTAATTATGCCAGTACCACATTTCAAATTAATGTACCTAAGTATTATGTTGCAACTACTACAAATCCTCATACTGTGAGTATTCCCACTACTACTTTTACTTTATATTTTGGTATAAAGGCTGCCGTGAATGTTAATGACTTAGTAATAGACATTACTCCTCATAACGCTTTTCGTCCGGGTTTTAATGCTTGTTCCAGTATCCATTACCAAAATGTAGGAACTAATTCTGTTTCAAATGCAAAAGTGAAATTTCTTCGGCCTTCCGCCTTAACTAACTTGGGAGCCGTACCACCACCAACTTCTTTCAACGGAGATACGCTAATCTGGAATATTGGCGCTTTAGCATCTGCAAGAGATGGATATATTTCTCTTTGGGATTCCGTTTCTACAACAACAACCATTGGAGATACAATTTCACTCCAAGTCTGGATCGAGCCATTGTCAGGAGATTCAACTCTCGCTGATAATTATTTCATTTCAAATTCGATCGCTACAGGTTCATTTGATCCGAATGATAAATCTGTTTCGAACGACAGCATTTTTACTAATACAACAGCATATTTAGATTATACCATTCGCTTTCAAAATACAGGCACTGATACAGCCTTCTCGGTAACAGTAACGGATACATTATCTTCTAATTTGAATTTGTCAACTATTGAAATGCTCTCCTCTTCGCACAAAAACAAATTTTGGGTAGAGCATGGCACTGCGAAATGGTATTTTGCAAATATCCTACTTCCTGATTCTAATGTGAATGAAGCAGGTTCTCATGGTTTTGTAAAATTCAGGATAAAGCCCAAAGCCAATTTAGGTGCGGGAATACAAATACCGAATACCGCAAATATTTATTTTGATTACAATACTGCTGTTGTAACAAATACGATAGTAGTTGATGTTACGCCACTTTCAGTTCCGCCTATCGCAGATGAAAAATTGCAGCTTTTCCCCAATCCGGTGCATCAAATGGTGCATTTAAAAGGGAGCAATAGCAAGCCTTTAGGAAAAGTTACACTTGTAAATTCGGAAGGAAAAATAATTGAGTCGAAAACAATTTCAAATTCAACTTACGAATGGCAGGTTGAACAATTGCCTGCAGGAATTTATATTTTTAAAGGAGAGAATTGGAAAGAGAAAATACTTAAAAAGTAAAAAGAGTGGTCGGACCACTAGCGGTCCGACCACTCCACTATAGATTAAATTAATTCCAAACTTCTTTTAATAAATTTTGTAAGCTCCTCCCCTTTTAGCATTCCTTGTGAAAGCAGCGCTAAATCAGCAGTTTGCTTGCTTAATAATTTTTGTTGGGATTCGTCCTTCTCATTCAAGATTTTTGAAATGAGTGGGTGATTGCTATTTACAACCATGTTGTAGGTTTCCGGAAATCCTCCCATAAAATTCATTCCACCTCCACCGGTAGCGCTCATGTCTTTCATGCGGCGCATAAATTCGGGTTGGGTAATAATCATGGGTTGATCCTTCTCGCTCAGGCTTTCAAACTGCACAGTGAATTTTCCAATGGGCAATGCACTTTCAATAATGGGCTTTAAAGTTGTTTGTTCAGTTTCACTTAATTTTGATGGAAGAGCATCTTCCTTCTTAATTAATTTATCGATCGTATCAGCATCCACACGTACGAATGATGTGTTTTCCATTTTCATTTCAATGTGATTGATAAAATGGCTGTCGAAAGGCCCATCCATTACCAACACATCATAACCACGTTCTTTTGCCGTTTCAATAAAGCTATGTTGTTCGATTACATTATTGGTGTATAAGTGAACTACTTTATTGTCTTTATCGGTTTGCGCTGCTTTAATATGTGCAGTGTATTCCTCTGAAGTAAAACATTTTCCTTCGGTATTTTTAAACAAGAAAAACTTACTTGCTTTCTCATAAAATTTTTCTTCCGAAAGCATTCCGTATTTAATAAACAAGTTGATGTCGTTCCATTTGCTTTCGAAATCAGTTCTGTCTTTTTTGAAAATCTCTTCTAATTTATCAGCCACTTTTTTGGTAATGTGTGCGCTTATTTTTTTCACATTCGCATCACTTTGCAAATAGCTGCGGCTCACGTTTAAAGGAATGTCCGGCGAATCAATAACGCCTTGCAAAAGCGTTAAAAAATCTGGCACAATGTTCTCCACCGAATCAGTAACAAAGACTTGATTACAATACAATTGAATCTTATCTTTTTGTACTTCAAAATTTCGTTTCAACTTAGGAAAAAACAATATCCCGGTAAGGTTAAAAGGATAATCCACATTGAGGTGAATGTGAAACAATGGATCTTCGCCAAAGGGATATAATTCTTTGTAAAAAGCAAGATAATCCTCGTCCTTCAAATCCACCGGCTTTTTTGTCCAGGCAGGTTGGGTATTGTTGATGGCTTTTTTATCGAAAAGAATTTCAATAGGTAAGAACTTACAATATTTTGTAAGCAAGGTGCTGATTCGAGCACTTTCCAAAAACTCTAAAGAATCTTCGGCAATGTGCAAAATGATATCCGTTCCACGCGATTTTTTGGTATCCTCAGTAATCGTATAATCCGGACTTCCATCGCATTCCCAGCGCAC is a window encoding:
- the glmM gene encoding phosphoglucosamine mutase — encoded protein: MTLIKSISGIRGTIGGKPGNGLSPIDVVKFTSAYGTWIKAQNAGKKNIKIVVGRDARLSGEMVNHLVTGTLLGLGIHVVDAGLSTTPTVEMAVTMEKADGGIILTASHNPKQWNALKLLNEKGEFLSAKDGEELLEIAENESFDFAEVTALGKYKADDTFIQRHIDKILALSLVDVAAIKAKKFKVVIDCVNSTGGIAVPMLLKALGVEDITELYCTPDGNFPHNPEPLPENLRDISKAVTKNKAHLGIVVDPDVDRLALVCEDGEMFGEEYTLVAVADYILKNKKGNTVSNLSSTRALRDITEKAKSEYNAAAVGEVNVVEMMKATKAIIGGEGNGGVIYPELHYGRDALAGIALFLSHLAKFGKSCSMLRASYPNYHISKNKIELTPGIDVDRILEAIQKKYKKQPINTIDGVKIEFNKEWVHLRKSNTEPIIRIYSESEHETTADNLAEKIIMDIKEIIKQEVVLK
- a CDS encoding OmpH family outer membrane protein; protein product: MKSISLSINIILGLAVAGLYYLHFSEKKNLAPEGTTKTTAPQVAPKMDVKAASVVYINSDSLMDNYELVKEVKKELEKERSLAEKQFATEYRALEAEYNDLKSKAATMTEEQGMAKQQELAMKEQKLTDYRDELNQKLNMNELKKTEKIQQEIENYLKANYSSTNYSYILGHTKGGGILYSKNNLDITKEVLDGLNNTYKAQHKK
- the htpG gene encoding molecular chaperone HtpG, which encodes MQNGKINVQTENIFPIIKKFLYSDHEIFLRELVSNAVDACQKIKTLSTVGEAKADADKLKVEVLLDKDAKTLTIRDNGIGMTSEEIEKYITQIAFSGAEEFVNKYKDKTDAANSIIGHFGLGFYSAFMVSSKVEILTKSHIKGSQAVRWECDGSPDYTITEDTKKSRGTDIILHIAEDSLEFLESARISTLLTKYCKFLPIEILFDKKAINNTQPAWTKKPVDLKDEDYLAFYKELYPFGEDPLFHIHLNVDYPFNLTGILFFPKLKRNFEVQKDKIQLYCNQVFVTDSVENIVPDFLTLLQGVIDSPDIPLNVSRSYLQSDANVKKISAHITKKVADKLEEIFKKDRTDFESKWNDINLFIKYGMLSEEKFYEKASKFFLFKNTEGKCFTSEEYTAHIKAAQTDKDNKVVHLYTNNVIEQHSFIETAKERGYDVLVMDGPFDSHFINHIEMKMENTSFVRVDADTIDKLIKKEDALPSKLSETEQTTLKPIIESALPIGKFTVQFESLSEKDQPMIITQPEFMRRMKDMSATGGGGMNFMGGFPETYNMVVNSNHPLISKILNEKDESQQKLLSKQTADLALLSQGMLKGEELTKFIKRSLELI
- a CDS encoding T9SS type A sorting domain-containing protein — its product is MKNKTTLRAFAFFFLLSSNLLAQNFWVPDPVFRAQLKLKLSANCFTPQDSLISNSLDLALLKKLDVSNLNISSLEGVQYLTSLKSLNCSNNNLFHLPQLSDSLIYLNCVANALLDFPPLPPSLDSLLGAGNDFQANLTQLPDSLHYFHCNGCELTALPPLPASLRYLSCSSNHLTTLPTLPATLQYLDCSMMYIPGSITFPVLPSSLNTLKCDNDSLTSLPPLPNTLKHLYCGVNLLTSLPLLPDSLKNLGCSANLITSLPNLPASLRELSCGTNQLSSLPALPNSLVVLGCEENKLSLLPSLPNGLWVIYCEFNQLSSLPALPSGLEYLFCNNNFLTSLPPLPANLGSIDCSHNLLTSLTLPPNLFYLNCDSNQISSMTAVPSSTHVLICSNNSLSVLPVSTGNFLLHDIYCANNNLTNLPELPANLQILNCSDNPLSCLPTLPQNLEELTDSNTFISCVLNIPPNTIFEPANPAVCDTTFPSCYYSYVKGYVFDDLNGNGLKSATEKGIPLEVIYASVNSVEADTTGFFRAYCNYASTTFQINVPKYYVATTTNPHTVSIPTTTFTLYFGIKAAVNVNDLVIDITPHNAFRPGFNACSSIHYQNVGTNSVSNAKVKFLRPSALTNLGAVPPPTSFNGDTLIWNIGALASARDGYISLWDSVSTTTTIGDTISLQVWIEPLSGDSTLADNYFISNSIATGSFDPNDKSVSNDSIFTNTTAYLDYTIRFQNTGTDTAFSVTVTDTLSSNLNLSTIEMLSSSHKNKFWVEHGTAKWYFANILLPDSNVNEAGSHGFVKFRIKPKANLGAGIQIPNTANIYFDYNTAVVTNTIVVDVTPLSVPPIADEKLQLFPNPVHQMVHLKGSNSKPLGKVTLVNSEGKIIESKTISNSTYEWQVEQLPAGIYIFKGENWKEKILKK
- a CDS encoding DUF11 domain-containing protein gives rise to the protein MKVLSTLRIISLLLFFNTNLFAQYFWVPDSIFRNSLIQQCPACFTANDSLIIYNADSLSYVISAISVTQMGINDISGIEYFAHLYLLQCASNNLTSITAFPADLVNLQCGDNNLTSLPPLPNGLRELYIFRNSLDSLPANLPDSLSILEFWDNQIQVVPPLPPYLTRLSCSNNLFSELPPLPATLERLECAFNYNLHCLPPLPQALNYLYVVATSVPCIPNIPAQLDTNGLFLAMCSPFANSCSFPLLQEGYVYLDTNANQTLDPGEKGVQARLNYGNGYFSVLTDTSGHFVIPCDTGNVTLDLVLPNYYISSGSASQSFFVQPGLSFPAYFGIAGASAINDLTVDLTPVTFIRPGFKVRYNLHYENIGTQSTTATTLKYVKPTNLFNLSTNPPFNSISGDTLIWNIGTLEAFKGGTISIIDSVSTAAVLGDTATAFAFISPLVGDTTPQNNSSVSLCIIRGSFDPNDKAVSPETMIPGATGFLEYTIRFQNTGTDTAFTVYVTDTLSSYLNSSSIEIISASHTYSFLLDNGIAKWHFANILLPDSNVNEASSHGFVKFKIKPQANLAAGVQIPNAANIYFDYNTAVVTNTIVVDVTPLSVPLIADEKLQLFPNPVHQMVHLKGSNSKPLGKVTLVNSEGKIIESKTISSSTYEWHVEQLPAGIYIFKGENWKEKILKK